The Palaemon carinicauda isolate YSFRI2023 chromosome 43, ASM3689809v2, whole genome shotgun sequence genome window below encodes:
- the LOC137633884 gene encoding zinc finger BED domain-containing protein 5-like: MKRHLTGNHQELAEKPVAYFVTKTDSLKRQRLDSTRAFQQQSAKVVEVSYELSLMIAKEQKPHSIGETIVKPSILRAAKMLLPEESYHKLTKITLFDSTVKLLIDEMAEDIKTQVVEKVEFSPVFAIQCYKSTDVSPCSQLLFYTRFIWKESPEEDMLFCISLETSTTADDVFKAVSDFFQEQDISWEKLIGVCTDGAPAMLETRSGFVTKVKEKALSYSALNTRLFMKLCQDLETEHETLLFHTNVRWLSKVTRKRHIQKKNTSSFPRLIEILNEKSFSDSLKTVIKDHLQGLENEFQRYFPNIGERSFVFNLARDPFSLEVDDIPEDLQEQFLELKSISVAKDDHTSLGMEKFWIKYLSVYQKVSQRILQVIVPFLSTYLCEAGFSALVGIKTKKRNKLDVASDLRFTLSQTPPNIPRLIALKSQYHPSH, from the exons ATGAAACGTCACCTCACTGGAAACCATCAAGAATTAGCTGAGAAGCCAGTAGCCTATTTTGTAACCAAGACAGATAGTCTTAAGAGGCAAAGACTAGACAGCACGAGAGCTTTTCAACAGCAGTCAGCAAAGGTTGTGGAGGTATCGTATGAATTGTCTCTCATGATTGCTAAAGAACAAAAGCCACATAGCATCGGTGAAACAATTGTGAAACCTAGCATTCTACGTGCTGCAAAGATGCTACTTCCAGAGGAGAGCTATCACAAATTGACTAAGATAACACTTTTTGATTCCACAGTTAAGCTTCTGATTGATGAAATGGCGGAGGACATAAAAACTCAAGTGGTGGAGAAGGTTGAATTTTCCCCAGTCTTTGCAATACAATGTTACAAATCCACAGATGTATCTCCGTGTTCTCAGTTGCTATTTTACACACGATTCATCTGGAAAGAGTCGCCGGAGGAGGATATGCTGTTTTGTATCTCTTTGGAGACCAGTACCACAGCTGATGACGTCTTCAAAGCTGTGTCTGACTTTTTCCAAGAACAGGACATATCCTGGGAAAAACTGATTGGCGTGTGCACTGATGGAGCTCCAGCGATGTTGGAAACACGCTCAGGCTTCGTTACGAAGGTGAAAGAAAAGGCTCTATCG TATAGTGCTCTCAACACACGACTGTTTATGAAGTTGTGTCAAGATTTGGAAACAGAGCATGAGACACTGCTTTTCCACACTAATGTTCGCTGGCTGTCAAAGG TTACAAGGAAGCGTCATATCCAGAAGAAGAACACATCATCCTTTCCTCGTCTGATTGAAATTTTGAATGAGAAGAGCTTCAGTGACAGCCTTAAAACCGTGATCAAAGATCACCTTCAAGGACTGGAAAATGAGTTTCAACGTTATTTCCCTAACATCGGTGAGAGGAGTTTTGTATTCAATCTTGCCAGAGACCCCTTTTCCCTGGAAGTTGATGATATTCCAGAAGATTTACAAGAGCAGTTCCTAGAACTGAAGTCTATTTCTGTGGCAAAAGATGATCATACCTCTCTTGGTATGGAAAAGTTTtggataaaatatctttcagtttaccAGAAAGTCAGTCAGCGAATCCTACAAGTGATTGTCCCCTTTTTGTCTACTTACCTTTGTGAAGCAGGGTTCTCAGCATTAGTTGGAatcaaaacgaaaaaaagaaataagcttgATGTGGCTAGTGATCTCCGATTTacattgagccaaacaccaccaaaCATTCCCCGTCTAATTGCTCTaaagagccagtatcacccatcccactga